gtagtccgaaaattacggtaatactgCTTACGAACAAACTAACCTTAATATCACGCTAGCACAAGTTGATGTGACTTCACACAtgggcaaacaaacaaacgttcaCACTTGTGcaaaaataatatgaataatatTATTTACATACAATAATGTTTGCTAAAAAGGAGCAAAAATAAGCCATATGTAATATGCAGTGTTCATTGTTTTTTCAATGTATAAGTCATCTCTTTTAATGGCCGACCAGGTTGCTAACTACGGCGTTGGAGGACAGTACGAGCCACATTTTGACTTCTCCAGGGTGAGTTCGCATTcatagtgtgtgcgtgttgaaaCTGAACACCATGAGGAATTGTTTGCAGTTCATATGGCATCTGTTATGTCTATCACGCATGATGTTGCTGTACTTTGTGCAGCTGTTTGGAAGTGTGCGTGCAATGATGACGAAAGATTTTGCATAAATCACAACCGGTCATGTCAGGACAACCTGCAACATAAATAAGAACCTGATTTGAATTGGTGCACCACACCTGGATTGTATGCaattccacatttttttttcttgactcaTAACAATTACATTCGTTAAAGCCTTAATTGCATTTGGGCGTAGTCGCGAGCCTTTTCGGCGGGCTCCTGATTGAAGCCTTGCGCTAAAATTATAAACATCTGTTGCAGCGTCCTTTTGACAGCAACCTCAAGGTGGATGGAAATAGGCTTGCCACCTTCCTAAATTACGTAAGTAACAGTGTTGTCTTCATTGTGTATTTTACACTTGAATTTTATCTTTGTAGAAAGATGAGCCAGATGCCTTCAAAAGATTAGGCACTGGAAATCGGGTGGCAACTTTTTTGAACTATGTAAGTACGTGCATCCGGTCGCCGCTATTTGAGAGgcaagttttattttattttggaaaaaaaatagttttcaaTTGAGTCCTACCGATTATAGCTCACATTAATGCATTGGTTTGTCGTGGAGACTTTAAATTTCAACTGCAGCTGGAGTTCATTGAAAATTCAAATGAATGCCTGAACTGTTTTGATCACATCTTTTGGGGGCATTTATTTATGTTTCTATTCATATATGGACACAAAATGatctatttttcttttccctccagATGAGCGACGTTGAAGCAGGAGGTGCCACAGTCTTCCCTGACTTTGGGGCTGTTATCCAGCCCAGAAAGGTAATCAATTAATAAACTATGGCGTTTAATCAGCACTTCATTGATGAAGGACAAAATGTCGGCCTACTCACCCAAAGTCAGATTAACATTTACGAAGGAATTTAGTTGATCACTATAAGgattataaatgtatttgcaAATATGCAACAATCTCTGCTCTGTGTTAAATATAAATTACATTTTGAAAGAAATAATATTTAGCGCCAGTTCTGTAACGTTGAGTCCCATAGTGCTTACAGTGACTCTAGATAGAGCCATATTTCGAAGGCTGAAGAATGATATCGAAGAAATATGCTCATAGATTCATCCCAGAGCTCTGCTTGCATTGTACAgacatttgggggggggggaaaaaaaccccattTGGCAAGAATATTTGGACATCTTCAGTTGCCTCACTTGATGGCTCGGAAACATTGTGCTGTTTTATGCTCTTCTAGTGCGGCAAAGAACAATAGATTCCAATCTATGACTGTTGACTTCCCACACATTCATGTTTAAATCTGTGAGCCTTCTCTTACATCTGTTTTTCGTTGAATGTTCTCATTGTTTTTTTACTATGGTCTAATTGCATCACAGGGGACAGCAGTATTCTGGTATAACCTTTTCAAAAGTGGGGAAGGAGACTACAGGACCAGACATGCAGCCTGTCCTGTTTTAGTAGGAAGTAAATGGGGTGAGTCGAGATTGACCCAATGTATGCCACACAAAATGGCATATGTGTTATgatgagagaattttttttttaatggaaactTACTCTTGGGCATAGCGACTCATATTCCTTCACGTGTTTAAATTTGATCACTGTGGACACATTTTGTTACATTACTGCATAGTTCCTTCAGCCAAGAACATTTGTATCATATTATCTAATGTCTCCTGGGTATTAGCACCTGGAATGtaaagtttgaaattaaaaCGGTTTCAAATGATAAGCCTGTTGTTTCCAAactttgaacaggggtgtgtagacttttgacttaaaaaaaaaaaaagaagtatccCACTTTTGTCGTTGCAGTGTCCAACAAATGGATTCATGAGCGAGGGCAGGAATTTCTGAGACCCTGTGGCCTAACAGAAGTGGATTGATCATTGACCCCCCACGCCCCACCACCATATATTCAGCAAACACACATGTCACAAAGTTCTTAAACATAACCATggtgcatcttttttttcccgcgTCAACTAATGCTTTCAATGAGGATCTGTAAAGCTCCTGCATTGGTAATTCTTAGCCCAACTATTGAATTATTTGAATAGTGTTAAACTTGTGTGAACAAGTCTTAAGCACACCTTGCCATCAGGACTGCCAGCCGACTAACACCTTAGGAACGGATGACAAATAAAATCTTATCCATAAAAACGAAGCATGAATGCCAATCGAGCAGACTTTTATTGGAACAATAACAACCtgacgggatttttttttttattcctgtacGAGTACTCGGGAAAGGTTAAATGAAGGCAAGTGGACTTGATGGAATGTCCCAGGTTCTTGTGACTCTCGTCAACCATGCCTGGAGAACACAAATAGAGGGAATCCACATGAAAGTTTCAGAACTGAGGAAGAATCTGCAAGAAACAAGAGCACCACTTGCCTCGATTCAACCTTTCTCTGCTTTGTCCCAAGAGATGCTTTATTTATACAGTGTTTAAATTATTACACCAGATTCTGTACTTTTTCTACCAGACGGCCATCAGGAAAAACAATAAATggtcttttattttcaaatgttatgTCTGGCTTTACTTTATTAGCGTGCAAATATTTTTCAGATGGtcttttcattttgatttgttGTGATCAAGTAAGCTTTGTTCTTTATCGTTACTTTATATATACATGTCTTATTACATTCAAGCACAGAGCAAAACactcatggcttttttttttttttgcaaacaggTGATATTTTTCTGCGGTTTTCCCTGCCATCCACACATCCCcagagagtttaaaaaaaaaaagtttaatatttaaaacgattttttcttttttttttaacaaaagagTGCCAGAGAGGGGGAAatattcctttaaaaaaaataaaaaaatggcaacATTTAGACATGGCCTCAGTatgtaaattgtttttctcagcaaaaataaaaagtcaacacaAATATTACTTTTATAAAAAAGAACCTTAAGACTAATTCAGTATGAAAACATCCAGGTTTGTTGTGTAGTCCAGCAGAgaaccaagttaaaaaaaaatgctaccaTACACTGTTGGCAGGGCTTATCTTGTAAGGCGGATTCATTTCAAAAGAAGATTATTATTTCCTGACACTCTTGCCCCTTTGTAATGTTCTTGCAACGGGCTCACACTAAAGTGAAATGTCACGTATTTGCcttttgtaccgtaattttcggactataagtcgcgtttttgtTCATAGTTTggttgggggggcgacttatactcaggagcgacttatatacatatatatgttgttgttttttcacttttttgggcattttatggctggtgcgacttatactccggtgcgacttatagtccaaaaattacggtagttcacttagtttttttttgcGTACTCGGTCACTTGTTAACTTCCACTTCACCAGACAAAGATATGAGTTCAGTTACTGGAGCGACGACTTTGTCTCTCAGCTGGGGAAGACATTTCAGGTCATCTTCGGGAAGGCAAAGGATCAGGAATCGCTGAGGGCAGACGAGATTGAACTGAATGACTCTACTGTCCGCAACATGGAGTTATTTTTTGGAGTCAATTTATCATGATGGAATTTGACATAAGGATGGAAAATTTATCTTACACTGGGTGTACATTAATTATATTGGGCGGGAAGACAAAGCAATACGTCTGTATAAATAGACTGccaagaagtaaaaaaaaaaaaaaaaggaggcatttttccccaaaaacaGATCCCTGGAAGTTATGTACGTACGTGATCACACATGAATTATTggatagtaccgtatttttccgtgtataatgcgcccccatgtataatacgcaccctaaaaatggcatgctgatgctggaaaaaagcctgtacccatgtataatacgcacccaatttttatgatttttaaaaaaaaaaaaaatatttttattttttatttttttaagtcccaatgatcgtcacacacgcagggaggcaatgggtcccatttttatagtctttggtatggtcttaactaggctggatgtaattttttttgttggcgttgatttctccgactgcccataaacgcaccaccgcgctccgtgcgcgcatgtgaaaaaggcgtgcggacgtgaaaaaggcggctctgtatgggagagacgttgaagaggaataaaaacacccttggaaacgaaaacttgcccctcgtcgtgactcggagccgcaacaaatgtttcggatttgtgtagggtacattgtgacagacagcaaacgagcaggtgattgagcaagcgtctgatacgagagcattgcggtcgtatgttgtaccatgactttctttaaaaaaaaaaaatttaaaaaaaaatgtacattttttttgtacctatgtataatgcgcaccccagattttaggacaataaattagtaaaattttgcgcactatacacggaaaaaaacggtattccgtTGGGTTGGTTTCCAAAGAATGTCGTTTGGGAAATCTATTGCTGAGGCTATGACTGGCTGCCAAGTTGTACTTAAACAAACCTCAACATGCATCTAGTTCATAAGAGGCTAACATGACTGATGCTCGAGTGCTTTGACGTCAGGTCCATATGAGGCTACCATGACCGAGGCTCCAGTGCTTTAACGGAAACATTTGAACAATCTTTTTGATCCTTCTATGCTTGCATATTTATCTCACCTGACGAAGGGTGCCCTCTCCATTTAGGAGCTTGTAGAGCACAAACAGAGGTATGAGGCTCAGGGAGATGGTGGCCAAGAACCAGCCCAGGATGTTGGCCCAAAGTGGATAAACATAAGTGTGACTGAACTTCAGGGGAGAAAATCGGACTATGGAGAAGATAAAGGTGCCCTGCGGTGAGAGAAGACATTGGATGAATGCAGCAAATATGATATGAACTTTGTTTATGTATATTCATttcatcctttcttttttttttatatatatatatcctctTTGTGTTTGGAGAGCGCTGAAGCCAATTCCTGCTGACTGAGCTAAAGGCAGACGACAACTTGGACTGGTCGCCCACCAAGGGAAAAGCATATGAATGGCGTTTTCATTTGTCTGGTATTTTTGTAAATAGGTGGAAAATGGCATTTGCAGTGTTGTGGGAATGAACACAGCTGACTTGTTTCTACGCTTGCGGCTCTTCTCATTTAAATTCCGCGCAGGGCAGGCTTGCAAACTAAATGGCGTGACCATAAACTGCCTGGACCGAGTCCATAGTGGAAAAGTACAAAATGTTAAATGAACAAAAAGGGAGCCTGACTTGAtacttacaaaacataaacatgGAGTGAAGTAGCACCAGCAGAGTTTCATGAGCGGAGAAGGACGATAGCCAATCATATCTGTGATGTTCCCATAGAAACGCTCAGCCCCTGTGAGGTAAAGCGGGAGGCATTTAGACTTTGTTTTTAGACTTCTTTTCATAATGCATACCATAGAGCCAAGCAATGCTGACAGACTGGCAGATGGAGAGCAGGAGCAGGGTGGTCCCACTGCAGACGTAGAAATCCACCAGCTGGAGCAGGTACATCCCTCCCTATAAGCACagcaataacaaaaacaatgacattgTATTCAATATTCATCATGAATCAAATGTCACCTATGGCTTTTACAAACCTCCGTCACCAGAGAAAGTCCCAGCAGAAAGGACACGGTGCAGATGGCCAGAAGAACCAGCTCACGTCTGTAGCCTTGACGTAGGTAAGACGGGTAGAGATCCACCAGTGATGTCATCAGACATTCCAGACCGACAAACTGATTGGGAGGCGGAAGCAGCCAAAATGGTTTGTTGAAAGTCTACTGGgcgcttgcttgcttccttgttCATAAAGGTAAAGCTTACCTGACTATCCAAGCCGAGTAGAATGAGCATGAGGAAGAAACACACGGCCCACACCTGCGGCACGGGCATCATGGCCACAGCACGGGGATAAACAATAAAGGCCAGTCCTGGACCTAAACACATACATTTCAAAATTGACTCGGATCAGGGAGTTGAGTAAATTGAAGCtcctattttgtttttcataacAGGTTACACCAATCTGATATCTGCGCTTTCGAGAGCAAAATAGAAGAGCGGAACCAATGGCATCATCACTTGCCTGATTCGGCCACCTCTGCAATACCGACGCCTTGCTCGTAGGTCATGAATCCCAAGACGGAGAAAATGGCAAAACCTGCCACAACACTGGTGGCGCTGTTCAGTAAACACAGGTAGACGcaatccctaaaaaaaaaacacacacccatttatattaaataaatgacgaAGGGAAAGTACAGAACTGCGCCTCGTTTTTGTTGCCAATCAAATTTCAATCCTGAACAAGCACGATGGAGTCATCTTAAATGCAAGTTGACATCCAGATGGTCTGGATTTCGGACTTCCCTGAAATTAGAATTCATTTGTTCCTGGTGTCCAACACCTTCAAATACTTTTTGAGCATGCGTGCGTACTTGTAACAGTTGTTGTTGTAAGTATTGTAACTGCCAAGCGAGGTCAGGAACCCGAGGCCGATGGCATAAGAGAAGAAGATCTGAGTGCCGGCATCCAACCACACCTGAGAACACGGAAAATGGAACACTGAAAATGCCGATAAGAAAAAATACACACTTGGTTCTTACCTGTGGATCTGATAAGCGCGATACGTCAGGGTAGATGTAGAAAATAATTCCCTCCATTGCCCCTGGTAACGTCACACCGCGTATGAGTAAAACAAGCAGCATCGCGTAGGGGAAAGTAGCTGTGAAGTAGGCTGCCTGGTTGAAAGGAAgcaagacacaatttaagacttaGTATTAGTTTGCTGCATTTAGAGTTCGAGCATCTGAATTAAATACAGCCCTTGTGTTTAGATACATACGTactatttacactaccgttcaaacgtttgggctcacaaaattgtttgggtgaccccaaacttttgaacggtagtgtaaatattattataataaaatattatgaattaaatattataaattgtatcttatatttgtataagattatatataatctgtgaatataagtatacatatatattataagattttttacacagaagattatataaataatctataaataattatctaaataaatatatacactacccttcaaaagtttggggtcagccAAACAATTTtgggaccccaaacttttgaacggtagtgta
The Syngnathus typhle isolate RoL2023-S1 ecotype Sweden linkage group LG15, RoL_Styp_1.0, whole genome shotgun sequence DNA segment above includes these coding regions:
- the LOC133167803 gene encoding sodium- and chloride-dependent GABA transporter 2-like isoform X1 gives rise to the protein MLSKEKDADNCAVFVANGGQKKLKETEERGYWSTKAEFILTVMGAIIGPGNVWRFPYLCYKNGGGVFFIPYILFMVFCGIPLFFLETAMGQYTNQGGITCWKKVCPLFQGIGYASHLIIAFGATSYITIIAWAFFYLFSSFSAELPWATCGNDWNTDSCVDISIANLSLGVTHRENITLPVVEFWERRVLKISRGIEEVGSLRWELVLCLILAWVICYFCIWKGIRSTGKAAYFTATFPYAMLLVLLIRGVTLPGAMEGIIFYIYPDVSRLSDPQVWLDAGTQIFFSYAIGLGFLTSLGSYNTYNNNCYKDCVYLCLLNSATSVVAGFAIFSVLGFMTYEQGVGIAEVAESGPGLAFIVYPRAVAMMPVPQVWAVCFFLMLILLGLDSQFVGLECLMTSLVDLYPSYLRQGYRRELVLLAICTVSFLLGLSLVTEGGMYLLQLVDFYVCSGTTLLLLSICQSVSIAWLYGAERFYGNITDMIGYRPSPLMKLCWCYFTPCLCFGTFIFSIVRFSPLKFSHTYVYPLWANILGWFLATISLSLIPLFVLYKLLNGEGTLRQRFLILCLPEDDLKCLPQLRDKVVAPVTELISLSGEVEVNK
- the LOC133167803 gene encoding sodium- and chloride-dependent GABA transporter 2-like isoform X2 → MWKRLEHRRRVLKISRGIEEVGSLRWELVLCLILAWVICYFCIWKGIRSTGKAAYFTATFPYAMLLVLLIRGVTLPGAMEGIIFYIYPDVSRLSDPQVWLDAGTQIFFSYAIGLGFLTSLGSYNTYNNNCYKDCVYLCLLNSATSVVAGFAIFSVLGFMTYEQGVGIAEVAESGPGLAFIVYPRAVAMMPVPQVWAVCFFLMLILLGLDSQFVGLECLMTSLVDLYPSYLRQGYRRELVLLAICTVSFLLGLSLVTEGGMYLLQLVDFYVCSGTTLLLLSICQSVSIAWLYGAERFYGNITDMIGYRPSPLMKLCWCYFTPCLCFGTFIFSIVRFSPLKFSHTYVYPLWANILGWFLATISLSLIPLFVLYKLLNGEGTLRQRFLILCLPEDDLKCLPQLRDKVVAPVTELISLSGEVEVNK